The Actinotalea sp. JY-7876 sequence CGGACGTCACCGTGCAGCGCGTCGTCGTGCGCAACGGGTTCAGCCACGACCTCGCGTCGGCCTTCCTGGCCGACCTCGCCGCCGAGGTGGAGTACCTCGACGCGCTCACCGGTCCGATGCCGACCGAGGGCCAGCGGTCCGGCTTCCACCACTGATCCAGGGCAGGGCGGAGCATGCTCGAGCAGGGGGAGAACCATGTCCACGCACAGCACCACACCAGGATCGAGCGGGGCCGAGGCGAGTCCTTCGGGCTCCCACGCCCGGTGGCCCCACGTCAGGGCGGACGGCACCCACGCGCCGTCGGCCGAGCACGTCAAGGCGCACCCGTATGGCACGCCCGGCGCACGCATCCCGCCGGAGCACACCGGCCCGGCGATCGGGGCGCCGGCCGCGAGCGCGACCGTCGCCATGTCGGTCGGGCAGCTGGCGATGCTCACCGTCGTCGTCGTGGCCTCGTTGCGGTCGCTGCCCGCGATGTCGCTGTACGGGCTCGGCTCGGTGACGCTGTTCATCATCCCGGCGATCGTGTTCCTCGTGCCGACGGCGCTCGTCGCGGCCGAGCTCGCGACGGGCTGGAAGGGCGGCGTCTTCACCTGGGTCCGCGAGGCGTTCGGTGACCGCACCGGGTTCGTGGCGATCTGGCTGCAGTGGATCCAGAACGTCGTGTGGTACCCGACGCAGATCGCGTTCATCGCGGCGAGCCTGTCGTTCGTCATCGGCGACCAGGGGCTGTCGAACAACGGCCTCTACACCGCGGCCGTCATCCTCATCCTGTACTGGGGCTCCACGCTGATCACCCTGGCGGGCGGCAACCTGTTCGCCAAGGTCGGCTCGTGGAGCGGCATCCTCGGCACGCTGTTCCCCGCGGTGCTCCTCATCGCGTTCGGCGCGATCTGGCTGGCGACCGGGGAGAAGTCGGACACGTCGCTCGAGGCGTCGGCCGTCATCCCGCCGTGGACGGGCATCGCGTCGATCGTGCTGATCGTCTCGAACGTCCTGGCCTACGCGGGCATGGAGGTCAACGCCGTGCACGCCAACGACCTGAAGAACCCCGGCAAGGGGTTCCCGCGGTCGATCGCGTTCGCGACGCTCCTCATCCTGCTGGTGTTCATCCTGCCCACCATCGCGATCAGCCTCGCGGTGCCGAAGAGCGAGCTGGGCCTGACCAACGGGATCAACCTGGCGTTCAAGGAGTTCTTCGACCACTGGGGCATCGCGTGGGGGACGCCGGCGATCTCGCTGCTCATCGCGCTCGGCGCCTTCGCCTCCGTGGTGACGTGGATCGCCGGGCCGTCGCGCGGTCTGCTCGCCGCCGCCCGGACGGGCCTGCTGCCGCCTGCGCTGCAGCGCCGCAACAAGGCCGGGGTCCAGGTCGGCATCCTGGGCGTGCAGGGCGCGATCGTGACGCTGCTCGCGCTGCTCTTCGTGCTGGTGCCGAGCGGCAACACGGCGTTCATCGCCCTGGTGGACATGGCCGCCGCGCTCTACCTGATCATGTACATCCTCATGTTCGCGGCGGCGATCCGGCTGCGCAAGACCAAGCCGGACGTGGTCAGGACGTACCGGACGCCGGCGATGACGTTCGTCGCCGGGGTCGGGCTGGTCGCGTGCGTGACGGCCTTCGTGCTCGCCTTCGTCCGGCCGTCCGGGTTCACGGGCCTGTCCGAGAGCGCCTACCCGCTGGTCGTGGCCGGGGTCGTCGTCGTCCTCGGCGGGCCACCGCTGCTGTTCTACGCGCTCCGGCGCCCGTCGTGGGACCGCCGGACGCCCGAGGAGCGGGCGAGCGCGGACATCGTGCTGGTCAACCCGCTGCCGTCCTCGGGCACCGGGACCAGCGGCACAGCAGGGACCGCCGGCACAGCCGGGACGGCCGGGACCGGCGGCGCTCCTCCCCCGCAGCCGGGGACGGCGTCCGGCTGACGGGCTCGCCAGGCGGCGTCCGCGCGGGCCGTCCGCGCGGGCGCCGTCTGGCGGGGTCACGTAGCGTCGAGGAGACCGCGTCGTCGGCGGTTGTCACGCCGCGACCCCGGGAGCAGCAAGGAGTCCGATGCCCAACCGCCTCGCCGCCAGCACGAGCCCGTACCTGCAGCAGCACCGCGACAACCCGGTCGACTGGTACGAGTGGGGGGCCGAGGCGTTCGCCGCCGCCCGCGAGCGCGACGTCCCGCTCCTGATCTCGGTCGGGTACGCGGCGTGCCACTGGTGCCACGTGATGGCGCACGAGTCCTTCGAGGACGCGACCACCGCGGCGTTCATGAACCAGCACTTCGTCTGCATCAAGGTGGACCGCGAGGAGCGGCCCGACGTCGACGCCATCTACATGGAGGCGACGCAGGCCATGACGGGCCACGGCGGCTGGCCGATGACCGTCGTCGCGACGCCCGACGGCGACCCCTTCTTCTGCGGCACCTACTTCCCGCCGCGCCCGGTGAGCGGCATGCCGTCGTTCCCGCAGGTGCTGGCGAGCCTCGCGGCCGCGTGGACGACGCGCCGCGGCGAGGTCGACCAGAGCGCGTCCGGCATCCGGGAGGCGCTCGGCGCGCAGGTCCGCGGCGAGCTGCCGGCGGCCGGCGTGCTCGACGAGGCGCTCCTGGCCGACGTCGCGTCCACGCTGCGCCGCTCGTACGACGCCGCCCGGGGCGGGTTCGGCGGGGCGCCCAAGTTCCCGCCGTCGATGCTGCTCGAGTGGCTGCTGCGGCGCGCCGCCCGCACGGGCGAGCCGGAAGCGCTCGCCATGGCGAGCAGCACCCTCGAGGCGATGGCCCGCGGAGGCATGTACGACCAGCTCGGCGGCGGCTTCGCGCGGTACTCGGTCGACGCCGGCTGGGTGGTCCCCCACTTCGAGAAGATGCTCTACGACAACGCGCTCCTGCTGCGCGTCTACGCCCACTGGTGGCGGCTCACACGCTCGCCCCTCGCCCACCGCGTGGTCACCGAGACGGCGGACTGGCTGCTGCGCGAGCTCCGCACGCCCGAGGGCGGCTTCGCCTCGGCGCTCGACGCCGACTCCGTGCCCGCGGGCGACCCCGACGGCCACCCGCACGAGGGCGCCTTCTACGTCTGGACCCCCGAGCAGCTCGTCGAGGTGCTCGGCGACGACGACGCCGCCTGGGCGGCGGGGACCTTCGACGTCACCGCGGCAGGCACCTTCGAGGAGGGCGCCTCGGTGCTCCAGCTGCTGCGTGACCCGACGGACGCGGACGGAGCACCCGACCCCGAGCGGTGGGCCGACGTGCGGCGCCGGCTCGCCGAGGCCCGCGAGGCGCGACCGCGGCCGGCACGCGACGACAAGGTCATCGCCGCCTGGAACGGGCTCGCGATCGCGGCCCTGGCCGACGCCGGTGCGCTCCTCGAGCGGGCCGACTGGGTCGACGCCGCGGTCGGTGCCGCGGCGCTGCTGGAACGCCACGTGACGCGCGACGGCGACGTCGTGCGCCTGGCGCGGGCGAGCCGCGACGGCGTCGTCGGCGCCGCGGCGGGCGTGCTCGAGGACTACGCCGACGTCGCGGAGGGCCTGCTGGCGCTGTACTCGGCGACGGGCGACGAGGCCTACGTCGTGCGCGCGGGCGAGCTGCTGGACGAGGTGCTCGCGCGGTTCTCGGAGGCGGGTGCTGCCGCCGGTGGCGGCACCGGCTTCTACGACACCGCGGTCGACGAGACCGACGCGGTCCTCGCCCGCATCCGCCGGCCGCGCGACGTCGCCGACGGCCCGACGCCGTCCGGCCAGGCGGCCGCCGCGGGCGCGCTCGTGACCTATGCCGCCCTGACCGGCTCGTTGCGCCACCGCGAGGCCGCCGAGGGCGCGCTGACCGAGCCGCTGCTGGTCGCACGCCGCTACCCGCGTGCGGCCGGATGGGCGCTCGCGACCGCCGAGGCGCTGCTCGACGGGCCCCGCGAGGTCGCCGTCGTCGGCGACCCGGCGGACCCCGCGACGCGCGAGCTGGTCCGCGCCGCGGTCTCGAGCCCGGCGCCGGGCGCCGTCCTGGCGTTCGGCCCGCCGAGGGAGTCGGCGTCAACGGACGACGCGGCGACCCGGCACCGGGTCGGGCTGCTCGACGACCGCCCGCTGGTCGCGGGTCGACCGACGGCCTACGTCTGCCGCGGCTTCGTGTGCGAGCGCCCCACCACGGACCCCACCGACCTCGCCCGCCAGCTCGCCTCCTGACGCGCCCGCCCACCGACGCACCACCGCCGATCTCGCGACGTCGGAGGGTTGTGACCACATGCCGGGCGGAAGCCTCCGCCGGAACCTCGGACGCCGGCGCGGGAGGTGGCGGCGGGCCGTTCGTCCCGGCGGGGGCGGCGGGGTGGTGGCGACGATGGTGGCGCCGGCTGGACCGCCGCCCCGGGCGCGGCGACGATGGCCGTGCAGCCGACCGCGGACGTCGCGGTCGCGGTCTGGAGGCGTGATGCAGCAGCGGGTGGTCGTCGTCGGTGGCGGGTACGGCGGGGTGGCGGTGGCGTCCGCGCTCCAGGACGACGCCGAGGTGACCCTCGTCGAACCGAAGGACGCCTTCGTCCACGCGGTCGCCACGCTCCGGGCCGCCGTCGACCCGGCCTGGCAGGACCGCGTGTTCTTCGGCTACGACACCCTGCTGCGGCGGGGACGCGTCGTGCGCGACTGGGCCCGGCTCGTCTCGCCCGGCGTGGTGCACCTGTCGCGCTCCGCCTCGCTCGAGGCGGACCACGTCGTCCTGGCCACCGGCACCGGCTACCCGTTCCCGGCCAAGTTCCTCGAGGACGACACGGTCGTCGCGCGGGCTCGCCTGGAGCGGATGCGTGAGGGCCTGCGCCAGTGCGAGCGCGTCATGCTGATCGGCGCCGGCCCGGTCGGCCTCGAGCTCGCCGGCGAGCTGACCAGCGCGTTCCCGGACCTGCGCGTGTCGATCGTCGAGCAGGAGGACGACATCCTGCCGCTCGGTCAGTACCTGCCCGAGCTGCGCGACGCCGTCCGCGCACAGCTCGCGGAGCGCCGGATCGACCTCGTGCTCGGCGCCCCGCTGGGATACCTGCCCCCGTTCGACGTCGGCACCTACGCGCCCTTCACGGTCGAGACGACGGAGGGCGAGGCCGTGACCGCGCAGATGTGGTTCCGCTGCTACGGCTCGCGCCCGATGACCGGCTACCTCGACACCGCGCTCGCCGACTTGCGGCACTACGACGGCACGCTGCCGGTCACCGAGCACCTGCAGGTGCGCGGCCAGGACGCGGTGTGGGCGGTCGGCGACATCACCGACGTGCGCGAGTCCAAGCGTGCGACGGCGGCCCGCGACCACGCCGCCGTCGTCGTCGCGAACATCCGGGACGCGATCGCCGGCCGGGCCCCGAGCGCGACGTACACCGCGGCGCCGGAGCGCATCGTGCTGCCGCTGGGCCCCGACGGCGGCGCCTCGCAGGTCGAGCAGGACGGGCGTCGCGTGATCCTGGGCCCGGAGGAGACGAGCCGCATCAAGGGCGCCGACCTGTTCAGCGGCGCGACCGCAGAGCTCTTCACGGGCGGTACCCCCCATGACCGAGGGGAGTGAGTGCGGCGCCGCGCGCGGTTGCAGCCCCGCGGACCGCGATTAGCGTGGCGGGATGAGCAGCCCCAGCACCGACCCGCAGCCGGAGCAGACCCCGGGCCTCGAGCCCGGCGGCGGCGTGATGCCGGGCGACACGCCGCCCGGGGAGTCGTCGACCACGGGCGGCGTCAAGCGCATGCAGCCCGACCTTCCGAGCGCCGGCGCCAACAAGGCCGTCTACGCGGTGATCCTCGGCCTCACGCTCCTGGGCGTCCTGACCTTCATCGGGTACGCCGTCGGCCTGATCGGCTGACCGCCCCGGCGGATCAGCCCTTGGCGCCGGTGGTGGCGATGCCCTCGATGAAGTGACGCTGGCCGAGGAAGAAGATGATGATCATCGGCACCGTCGTGATGACGCTGGCCGTGACGATGATCTCCCAGTGCCACTCGCCGCCGAACCCGTACTGGTCCACGAGCGACTTGAGCCCGCGCGGGATCGTGAACGTGCTCGAGTCCCGCAGGTAGATGAGCGGCCGCATGAGGTCCGTCCATGCCGCCTGGAGCTCGAACAGCAGCGTCACCACGACGGCGGGTCGCGTCAGCGGCAGGGCGATCTTCCAGAACAGCGTCCAGTTGTTGGCGCCGTCGAGCGTCGCCGCCTCGAACGGGTCCCGCGGCAGGCCCTGGAAGAACTGCCGCATGAGGAAGATGTAGAACGCGGACCCGAAGAGGTTGCCCGCCCACAGCGGCGTCAGCGTCCCCACCTGCCCGAGCGAGTTCCAGATGAGGAACGTCGGGATCATCGTCACGGCACCCGGCAGCATCATCGTCGCCAGCACGAGGCCGAAGAGCGCCTCCCGCCCCCGGAACCGGAAGTACGAGAACCCCCAGGCGACCATCGCGCTCGAGATCGTCACCGTGACGGCCGCGAGCACCGTCACGATCACCGTGTTGAGCAGCCAGAGCGCCATCGGCGCCTCCTGCCACACGTTCAGGTAGTTCTCGACCGTGAACGTGTCCGGGATGAGCTTGTTGTCGAACACCTCGCCGCGCGGCTTGAAGGACGCGCTGAGCAACCACACGAACGGGTAGACGAAGATCAGCGTGGCGACCCCGAGCGCGGCGAGCACCAGCACCCGTCCGACTGTCAGCCGCGGTCGCCGCTGCGGCGGCAGCCCGCCCGTCTCCTGCACGACGGCGGCGAGGCCCAGGCTCTCGACGCGCGTCGCGTCCGCGGACCCCGCGGCGCCCACGTTGACGCTCACCGGTCCTCCCCCTCGTAGAAGACGAACCGCCTGGACACCCGCAGCTGGACCAGCGTGACGAGCAGGATGATCACGAAGAGCAGCCACGCGAGCGCCGACGCGTACCCCATGTCGAGGAACTCGAACGCCTGCCGGAACAGGTAGATGACGTAGAACAGGGCGGCGTCGTTGCTGTAGGTCGTGTTCCCCGACCCGAAGAACGCGGTGTACGCCTCGGTGAACGTCTGGAAGCTCGCGATGGTGTTGACGACGACGATGAAGAAGATCGGGCCGCTGATCATCGGCAGCGTGATCCGCAGGGTCCGCTGCCAGAAGCCGGCGCCGTCGACCCGGGCCGAGTCGTAGAGCTCCTGCGGCACGCTGCGCAGCGCCGCGAGCAGGATGATCACCGACGAGCCGATGGCCCACAGGCTCATGAGGACGATGCCGGGCTTGACCCACGCCGGGTCGGTCGTCCAGTTCGGGCCGTCGATCCCGAACCAGCCGAGCACCTCGTTGACCAGGCCGCCCTGCCCGTTGAACAGCAGCAGGAGCAGCACGCCGACGGCGACCGGCGGGGTCATCTTGGGCAGGAAGAAGGCCGTGCGGAAGAACCCCGCCGAGCGCCCCGCCTGGTTGAGCAGCAGGGCGAGCGCGAGCGACAGGATCACCAGCAGGGGCACGTGCAGCACCGTGTAGTAGAAGGTGTTCCACAGGGCGAGGCGCACGTCGTCGTCCTGCGCCATGCGCTCGTAGTTCTCGAGCCCGACGAACTCGGGGTCGGTCAGGACGTCGTAGTCCGTGAGCGACAGGTAGCCGCTGTAGAGCACGGGCCAGAGCGTGAAGACCAGGAAGCCGACGATCCACGGACTGAGGAACAGCAGGGCACCGCGCAGCTCCCGGTGCCGGGTCCGGCGCTGGCCGGGCCGCTCCGCCGGGCGGCCCGCGCTCCGGCCGCGGCCCTCGGCCGCGGCCGGCGACGACGTCGTCGCGGTCATCGCGGCCTCAGCCCTGGTCCTCGTCCCACTCCGCCCACGCCTCGTCGAGCGCCTCCTGCGCCTCGGCCTGCGCCTGGGCGAGGGCTTCCGCGGGTTCCGCCTGGCCGTTGAGCACGCGGTTGACCGCGTCCTGCCACGCGGCCTTGAACTCGGCGTCCGCCGGGTTCGCCGGGAGGTTCACGGCATGGTCGTTGGCCTCGTAGATCGCGGCGACGGCCGTCGCCCACGGCTCGGGCGCGTCCGTGGGCACGAGCTCGGAGCGGATCTGCTCGTCCGCCTCGGCGTTGCCCGTGAGCAGGCCGGTGAAGAGCTGCCCGGACTCGGCGCGCTGGTCGGCGCGCTCCTGCGCGGCCGCGAGCCAGGAGTCGGTCGCCGTGATGACGCGGATGAACCGGCACGCGGCGGCCTGGGTCTCCTCGGTCCCCGCCGGGATCGCCCACGCGGAGCCACCGGAGTAGGCGAGCGCCTCGCCGTCGCGCCCGCGGAAGGTGTCGAAGACCATGGGGGCGTCGGCCGAGACCTCGTTGAGCACGTTGACGTACCAGTTCTCCATCGGCATGGCACCCAGCACGCCGGTCGCGAACTGGTTGCCCTCGCCGAAGAAGTCCGCCGCGTCGCGGTAGGCCTTGACGCCGCCGAAGCCGCCCTGCTGGTCGTAGACCTCGACCGCGAACTCGAGGGCCTCGACCACCTTCGGGTCGTCGAGGTTCGCGCTGCGGGCGTCGTCCGACAGGAGGTCCGCGCCGTTGGCCTTGGCCCACAGCGGGAGGAACTCCGGGAGCTTGGAGTCGTAGCCGATGACGCTGAGGTCGCCCCCGGAGCCCTGCGTGAGCGCGGTGGTGGCGGCGGTGACCGCCTCCCAGTCCGAGCCGTTGACGTCGTCGACGCTCAGACCGGCCGCCTCGAGCAGGTCCCCGTTCGCCATCGTGATCTGGACCTGCATGAACTCCGGCAGGGCGTAGAGCGCGCCGTCGAAGGTGACCTGCTCGAGCGCGGTCTCGCGGAACACGGACGTGTCGATCCCCTCGCCCTCGACGCATGCGTCGAGCGGGACGATCGCACCGCGCGAGGCGAACGTGCCGATCTGGTCGCGGTTCGCGTAGACGAGGCCGGGCGGGTCACCCGCGGCCACGGCCGAGAGGAACTGCTGGATGTCGAGGTCACCCTCGACCAGCGAGACGTCCACGCCGTCGCCGAGCTCCTCGAGCGCGAGGTCGTGCCGGACCTCCGCGACCTCGTCGACCAGACCGAACCCCATCACGGACATCTCGCCGGTGAGCTCCGCGTCGGGGTCGTAGGCGACGTCCTCGCCGCCGCTCTCGCCGGTGGCCCCCGTGCCCTGCGCGCAGGCCGTCAGCGCGACGGCCGACGTCGCCACCAGGAGGACGGACCGCACTGCTGCGCTTCTCATGCTGCCCCCACAGGCCGTGGGCGTCGGGACGCGGCGCCCGGTATGCCGAGTAGAGCACCGGCCCGCGCTTCTCGCGCGGGGAAGTCGATGACCTCGGTCACGCCCCGGGCCGCAGCGCAGCCGATGCCCGTCAGCCGCCGAGGAGGTCCTCGAAGTTCACGGTCAGGGCGAACGGGTCGCGCGGGCCGGCGGCACCGCGCGGCGGGCGGCCGGCCACGAGCGCGGCGAGCTCGCGCGCGCCGCGGTCG is a genomic window containing:
- a CDS encoding APC family permease codes for the protein MSTHSTTPGSSGAEASPSGSHARWPHVRADGTHAPSAEHVKAHPYGTPGARIPPEHTGPAIGAPAASATVAMSVGQLAMLTVVVVASLRSLPAMSLYGLGSVTLFIIPAIVFLVPTALVAAELATGWKGGVFTWVREAFGDRTGFVAIWLQWIQNVVWYPTQIAFIAASLSFVIGDQGLSNNGLYTAAVILILYWGSTLITLAGGNLFAKVGSWSGILGTLFPAVLLIAFGAIWLATGEKSDTSLEASAVIPPWTGIASIVLIVSNVLAYAGMEVNAVHANDLKNPGKGFPRSIAFATLLILLVFILPTIAISLAVPKSELGLTNGINLAFKEFFDHWGIAWGTPAISLLIALGAFASVVTWIAGPSRGLLAAARTGLLPPALQRRNKAGVQVGILGVQGAIVTLLALLFVLVPSGNTAFIALVDMAAALYLIMYILMFAAAIRLRKTKPDVVRTYRTPAMTFVAGVGLVACVTAFVLAFVRPSGFTGLSESAYPLVVAGVVVVLGGPPLLFYALRRPSWDRRTPEERASADIVLVNPLPSSGTGTSGTAGTAGTAGTAGTGGAPPPQPGTASG
- a CDS encoding thioredoxin domain-containing protein, whose amino-acid sequence is MPNRLAASTSPYLQQHRDNPVDWYEWGAEAFAAARERDVPLLISVGYAACHWCHVMAHESFEDATTAAFMNQHFVCIKVDREERPDVDAIYMEATQAMTGHGGWPMTVVATPDGDPFFCGTYFPPRPVSGMPSFPQVLASLAAAWTTRRGEVDQSASGIREALGAQVRGELPAAGVLDEALLADVASTLRRSYDAARGGFGGAPKFPPSMLLEWLLRRAARTGEPEALAMASSTLEAMARGGMYDQLGGGFARYSVDAGWVVPHFEKMLYDNALLLRVYAHWWRLTRSPLAHRVVTETADWLLRELRTPEGGFASALDADSVPAGDPDGHPHEGAFYVWTPEQLVEVLGDDDAAWAAGTFDVTAAGTFEEGASVLQLLRDPTDADGAPDPERWADVRRRLAEAREARPRPARDDKVIAAWNGLAIAALADAGALLERADWVDAAVGAAALLERHVTRDGDVVRLARASRDGVVGAAAGVLEDYADVAEGLLALYSATGDEAYVVRAGELLDEVLARFSEAGAAAGGGTGFYDTAVDETDAVLARIRRPRDVADGPTPSGQAAAAGALVTYAALTGSLRHREAAEGALTEPLLVARRYPRAAGWALATAEALLDGPREVAVVGDPADPATRELVRAAVSSPAPGAVLAFGPPRESASTDDAATRHRVGLLDDRPLVAGRPTAYVCRGFVCERPTTDPTDLARQLAS
- a CDS encoding extracellular solute-binding protein, which translates into the protein MRSAAVRSVLLVATSAVALTACAQGTGATGESGGEDVAYDPDAELTGEMSVMGFGLVDEVAEVRHDLALEELGDGVDVSLVEGDLDIQQFLSAVAAGDPPGLVYANRDQIGTFASRGAIVPLDACVEGEGIDTSVFRETALEQVTFDGALYALPEFMQVQITMANGDLLEAAGLSVDDVNGSDWEAVTAATTALTQGSGGDLSVIGYDSKLPEFLPLWAKANGADLLSDDARSANLDDPKVVEALEFAVEVYDQQGGFGGVKAYRDAADFFGEGNQFATGVLGAMPMENWYVNVLNEVSADAPMVFDTFRGRDGEALAYSGGSAWAIPAGTEETQAAACRFIRVITATDSWLAAAQERADQRAESGQLFTGLLTGNAEADEQIRSELVPTDAPEPWATAVAAIYEANDHAVNLPANPADAEFKAAWQDAVNRVLNGQAEPAEALAQAQAEAQEALDEAWAEWDEDQG
- a CDS encoding FAD-dependent oxidoreductase, which translates into the protein MQQRVVVVGGGYGGVAVASALQDDAEVTLVEPKDAFVHAVATLRAAVDPAWQDRVFFGYDTLLRRGRVVRDWARLVSPGVVHLSRSASLEADHVVLATGTGYPFPAKFLEDDTVVARARLERMREGLRQCERVMLIGAGPVGLELAGELTSAFPDLRVSIVEQEDDILPLGQYLPELRDAVRAQLAERRIDLVLGAPLGYLPPFDVGTYAPFTVETTEGEAVTAQMWFRCYGSRPMTGYLDTALADLRHYDGTLPVTEHLQVRGQDAVWAVGDITDVRESKRATAARDHAAVVVANIRDAIAGRAPSATYTAAPERIVLPLGPDGGASQVEQDGRRVILGPEETSRIKGADLFSGATAELFTGGTPHDRGE
- a CDS encoding DUF6480 family protein, with protein sequence MSSPSTDPQPEQTPGLEPGGGVMPGDTPPGESSTTGGVKRMQPDLPSAGANKAVYAVILGLTLLGVLTFIGYAVGLIG
- a CDS encoding carbohydrate ABC transporter permease, encoding MSVNVGAAGSADATRVESLGLAAVVQETGGLPPQRRPRLTVGRVLVLAALGVATLIFVYPFVWLLSASFKPRGEVFDNKLIPDTFTVENYLNVWQEAPMALWLLNTVIVTVLAAVTVTISSAMVAWGFSYFRFRGREALFGLVLATMMLPGAVTMIPTFLIWNSLGQVGTLTPLWAGNLFGSAFYIFLMRQFFQGLPRDPFEAATLDGANNWTLFWKIALPLTRPAVVVTLLFELQAAWTDLMRPLIYLRDSSTFTIPRGLKSLVDQYGFGGEWHWEIIVTASVITTVPMIIIFFLGQRHFIEGIATTGAKG
- a CDS encoding carbohydrate ABC transporter permease; this encodes MTATTSSPAAAEGRGRSAGRPAERPGQRRTRHRELRGALLFLSPWIVGFLVFTLWPVLYSGYLSLTDYDVLTDPEFVGLENYERMAQDDDVRLALWNTFYYTVLHVPLLVILSLALALLLNQAGRSAGFFRTAFFLPKMTPPVAVGVLLLLLFNGQGGLVNEVLGWFGIDGPNWTTDPAWVKPGIVLMSLWAIGSSVIILLAALRSVPQELYDSARVDGAGFWQRTLRITLPMISGPIFFIVVVNTIASFQTFTEAYTAFFGSGNTTYSNDAALFYVIYLFRQAFEFLDMGYASALAWLLFVIILLVTLVQLRVSRRFVFYEGEDR